In Vicugna pacos chromosome 6, VicPac4, whole genome shotgun sequence, the DNA window ATCCCCGGACTTACCTTATTAAATAACTATTCATAACTTCATCAAAACGGAAAAAGAGCCGGGAACAGGAACATGGGGACACTCTTGATTCATGATGGAGCCGACTCTGGGGGTCCAGCCCCTCTGCTGGCCGCACCCCAGCCTTCACTGTCTTGTGCTTGCTTCTTACTTTCACCTTGTGGCTCAGCAGTGGGAGGGCAAGTGTGGTGACAGCGCCCTTCTCACCCAAGCCGAGGCAGGGACCAGGGACCCCCACGTTGCTGGCTGACATCCGGCCCAGGAGTCTGTGCCCGGCTgagcctcccctcctctgttcCCCTGGGCTTTGTgtctggagggaaggaagaccagCAGCTCAACCTGCGCAGACTTTCAGGGAAGATGCAGCCACTCCTGCTCGTGATGGCCGTTCTCCTGCCCGCCGGGCGGGGACAGGTGAGTGACAATCCTCATTCCTCGGGCCTGGGTCCATCTCACTAAGCCCCCTGTCCTCCTGACCCTTCTGCCCAGCTCCAATTTCTGAACCCCAGTTCCAGGCCCAAACCCAGACAAACAAGTTCGATGCCGCCCAGACATTCACATGGGTGGATGGCAGGAAGGCAGGGTGCTCACTGGAAGCTTTAGCAGGgcacagcctctctctctctctctcactgggaaAGTGGGTTGTGCATTTGGCAGAGGATGTGAAGCTACAAAAACCAAGTAAGTAAAACCCCTCACTCCAACCCGGGAAAGGGCAGCTCAGCCGAAGCCACTGCAGGCTGGGAGTGGTCAGTGGACCCAGCTCAAGGACCGGTGAAGTCTctcagggtcccccacccctcGGTCCTGCCCAGGACAGGAGCCCAGGGTGCGATGCATCAGAAGTGGCAGGATGGCAGCACCCAAAGCTCTCCGGGTGCTAAGCTCTGCCCCGGCCCCACGCAGCCCACTTCCAGtcccacctcccctgcctcccagacCCTCAGTGGCCCCAGTGCCTTTGGCagcgccctccccacccctgtgccCTTGAATCCACCAGCGCCTTCTCTGCCAAACTTCAGCCAAAAGCCAACTGGAGGCTATCACTCATGCAGCCGGAGTGTTCACTGCAACCCTAGGGTGTGTTAGGCCCTAGGACACGAGGATTTCAGAGAATCCAACTCCATAAGCTCATAGGAAGATTATTAGAAAAAGACACCTATCAATCTGctaacagaggctcagaggagtcaGGGAGACCCGCAGGGAGTGAAGGCTCATCAGGGAGTCCTGTCCACCATCCTCCGGGGCTCCACCAGCTTGAAGGCAGACCTTGGCTCCGCCACGCACGTGTCTGAAGCAGGACGTGAAGGACAAGCTGACCCCCTTTCTCCGAGGGGGATTCTGAGGCTTGAGGTTAGAAAATGTTACTCTGTTGCAAAGAGAAGCTGGAGGACTCTCccctggggtctgcagggctctgtgGACACACCTCAACCGCCATCTTCCTGATTGTCGCTCCTAACCACAGCCGCCCCTGTCACCCCGTCTCCCAGCCCTCTCTTTCAGGGGAGATCATCGGGGGCCATGAGGCcaagccccactcccacccctacaTGGCGTTTGTTCAGTTTCTGGATCAGGAGAAGATGAGGCGGTGTGGTGGTGTCCTCGTGCAGAAGGACTTTGTTCTGACGGCTGCTCACTGCAGGGGAAGGTGAGGGGCAGCAGCCAGCCTTCCCCTCCTGACACCCCCGCAGGGACCCCATCCTATGCCGGGGGGCCGAGCCCAGGGAGGGCCCGCAGCTTCTCATAACGCAAGACCGAGAGAGCTCATCAGACGAGCCATCTGAGGGCAGGACTAAGGTGACGAAATGCTGAGAAACAGGGCAGTAAGTTTTGAGGTCTGGGGATCAGAGGTGAGAGCAAGAGGCATAGGTGAGAAGGCGGGGACCCCAGCAGCCAAAAACAGCATCAGTGAGGAAGAACGAACGCATTGAAGGTCAAAGTGCAAACTCAGAGAAATATCACGATTCTGCTGAGAAAGCTCCATCATGTCCCTGCCTTCATGTCATAGAGAAGCACAGAGCAGGGCGTCACTTCGCCCCAGGACCTTctgtggcctcagtttcccctcagctgcagccctgctctgccCCCATGTCACCAACCCGGCACGGCTCCGGGGCTGGCCCTCCTGTGACACCACACTCCCCACACCCTCTCTGCAGCTCAATCAACGTCACCCTGGGGGCCCACAACATCAAGAAGCAGGAGAGGACCCAGCAGGTGGTCCCAGTGAGAAgagccatcccccacccagaCTATAATCCTAAGGACCACTCCAGTGACATCATGTTACTGCAGGTAAGGAATCTCCCTGCTTCTCTGCCCTCCTGGAAACACACTGTCTCCCCTCCCACTGCAACcagtccctttcctccctcccggCCTGGCCGCCCGACCTGTCCCCGGGGCTCAGGTGGGAGCGAGGGCTCTGCGGTCTCACTGCAGTGTCCCGGCCCGGAGGCCGCTGGCTGAGCTGGACCCTGTCTCTCCCCATCAGCTGCAGAGAAAGGCCAAACAGACGGCAGCCGTGAGGCCCCTCAGGCTGCCCGGGGGCCGGGCCCGGGTGAAGCCAGGACAGGCGTGCGGTGTGGccggctgggggcaggtggcggTGGGCGTTCCAGCCACCACCCTGCAGGAGGCAGTGCTGACGGTGCAGGAAGATCGCGTGTGCGAATCCCTCTTCCCAGGCTATTACAGCCGCGCCACCCAGATTTGTGCGGGGGACCCGAGCACGGTGAAGACCAGCTTCAAGGTCAGGCTTCCAGCATCTACGCACACAGGCCCCGGGGAGCAGAACTCGGGGAAggtctggggttggggagaggcCATCTTCATTCCTCAGCCTGAGGGTTTGGGCAGCCTGGTCCATGAGTCCACTCTTTAGACAATTTTCCTGAGTGGGTCAGagtggagggggaggaaggatcAGTCATGTGGCAGCTGTGTTATCAGCAGAGTTTCCATGAGGACTGAGAAGAAAGGTTGGCCTGGGTCTCAGCAAAGACCAGTTAGAGCCAGACGGGAGCCCTGGGACCCTGCCCTGGTCCCTGACAGACAGCACCCAGCCCCAGGCTCCAGGGAGGGCGGGCCCCGCTGAGGACTCTCagtccttcctctctctgcccacaGGGCGACTCCGGAGGGCCCCTCGTGTGCAAAAACCTGGTCCAGGGCATTTTCTCCTGTGGGAAACAGAACGGGAAACCTCCAGGAGTCTTCACCAAGGTCTCCCACTTCCTGCCCTGGATAAAGAGAACAATGAAGCGCCTCTAACAGCAGGCTGGAGACTCACCTTTTTGTGTGCTGGCCATCTTCCTGGGGCAGCGGCAAGAATCCCATAGGGGTTGGCAGTGGGATCAGAGGGCCATAATAAAGGGATCTCTAGAGCGAAGATGACTGAATTCCTGTTTATTCAGCGACCACTTCTGATATGCAacagccctgccccaggcagcccTCTGCTGCCAGCTCGGGGTTCTGCTTCTGCCTTTCTCCCCCAGGCCTTGCTCCACCCTAAATCCCATGCTGTCTGTCTACAGTCTCACTGTGTTACTGAATGCAAGCTCCTGTGCCCGACGACGCACAGTGAgtccaaacaaactgaaatgtcGGAGTTTGAAGCGGAGAAAGGTTTGTTGCAGGGCTGAGCCAAGAGAACCAGTGGCTCAGGTTCCTCAAATCCCAAACTGCCTAAAGGCTTTCAGCTGAGCCGTTTTAAAGGCTCGCTGAGGGCGGGGCGGCCCAGGGTGTGGGATCAGCTGTGCACagtcctctgattggttgatggtggtCGATCCTTAGATGCCAGGTCTGTGCGCTACTTACgcttgatcatcaagtagttaatttcttcaatCTGGTGGTGGTTttgagcatctgaaaaactcagaaaatatgcacgagatactattatctgggtacttcagagaggagctccaGCAGAggctatgggggaggggtctgcccccccaccccgggaagGCCCCATGGGGTCCTTCTGGGTTACAATTGATTTCGCAATTACACCTCTTTGGTGCTTATCCTTCTACAAGGGCTGAGTCTAAAGGACTGTCCATTAGAAAAGGACAGCCTTCTCTCCCCCAAAGAggtcctctctgggcctcaggaacCTCTTACCTTCTCTAAGCCACATCTGTCATCAACCCCTCAACAATCCGCAGAGTAAAGAGCAGGTCAGCGGAAGGAGGGTGAATCCAGGAACCCAGGAGGTCAGGGGCCATAGCAGGGACACTCAGTTTCCTGTTTCCAGGGCCTCTCTCCGGTGAGGGCAGGCTTCCCCTGTAACCAGCACTGGCCATAGCTTAGGAGGCTGGGATGCTCCCACAATGGCCCTCAGCCTCCCCCGGTCCCACGTCCTGCTCTGCTCCCAGCACTGAGCTCAGTCAGCCTTGCTCCCTGACGGACCGGCCCACACCAGACCCTGTTTTCCATTTGAGGGCCCTGGCCACCAGCTCCTTTCCCTGCCTGCTCACCCTGCCTTGAGACAgcctccctgccttctccccagcaGAGGTCCCATTGCCCGTGTGAGTTCTCCTCCACTGCTTGTCCCTGCCTTCGCTGAGCTGCCAGCCCACCGGGTGCTTATCAGAGAAGCCAGAACCCACCTCCCACCTGGGCAGGCCAGCTCAGGCCCTCGGTCCAGCCCAGCACGCCCCAGGGGCTTAGGCAGCACCAAGGCCTGTGGAGACCCCCAGCAGCCTCAGGCCTTCAGCCTGTCCTGGACTCAGACCCCTGCCTCCCCCTGCTGGCGGCCTGGGATATGGCAGCCTTGTGAGCCAAAGGGACCCAGGGCTGCTGGGCAGGAAAGCACCACTTCGCCATCC includes these proteins:
- the LOC102535396 gene encoding granzyme H isoform X1; the protein is MLLCCKEKLEDSPLGSAGLCGHTSTAIFLIVAPNHSRPCHPVSQPSLSGEIIGGHEAKPHSHPYMAFVQFLDQEKMRRCGGVLVQKDFVLTAAHCRGSSINVTLGAHNIKKQERTQQVVPVRRAIPHPDYNPKDHSSDIMLLQLQRKAKQTAAVRPLRLPGGRARVKPGQACGVAGWGQVAVGVPATTLQEAVLTVQEDRVCESLFPGYYSRATQICAGDPSTVKTSFKGDSGGPLVCKNLVQGIFSCGKQNGKPPGVFTKVSHFLPWIKRTMKRL
- the LOC102535396 gene encoding granzyme H isoform X2, which translates into the protein MQPLLLVMAVLLPAGRGQPSLSGEIIGGHEAKPHSHPYMAFVQFLDQEKMRRCGGVLVQKDFVLTAAHCRGSSINVTLGAHNIKKQERTQQVVPVRRAIPHPDYNPKDHSSDIMLLQLQRKAKQTAAVRPLRLPGGRARVKPGQACGVAGWGQVAVGVPATTLQEAVLTVQEDRVCESLFPGYYSRATQICAGDPSTVKTSFKGDSGGPLVCKNLVQGIFSCGKQNGKPPGVFTKVSHFLPWIKRTMKRL
- the LOC102535396 gene encoding granzyme H isoform X3 encodes the protein MQPLLLVMAVLLPAGRGQFLDQEKMRRCGGVLVQKDFVLTAAHCRGSSINVTLGAHNIKKQERTQQVVPVRRAIPHPDYNPKDHSSDIMLLQLQRKAKQTAAVRPLRLPGGRARVKPGQACGVAGWGQVAVGVPATTLQEAVLTVQEDRVCESLFPGYYSRATQICAGDPSTVKTSFKGDSGGPLVCKNLVQGIFSCGKQNGKPPGVFTKVSHFLPWIKRTMKRL